From Plodia interpunctella isolate USDA-ARS_2022_Savannah chromosome 18, ilPloInte3.2, whole genome shotgun sequence, a single genomic window includes:
- the LOC128677551 gene encoding uncharacterized protein LOC128677551 translates to MEAQGALKFDPIEVDVDLAKKYLFDHKCDIEKKRLPDNTQLNPQLNPESCKILIEKIKENSQLICQLEYLTCNVPIVVSEINILLILKYLSLDGLRYQRAPLFYGDPGYTFAKDTPLAYYVLFIGHTLATCEERAAVCHLLTKLCCESGFESSFYVNNTLGSFARLGDNTGVISERSDLDSAVDSFLSSPSNVSCFWRLQRIYVQESVYESFKELLDIKTKLKGTNGAENAELKLLCSDLFVYDEKCILVDFAGDVNDSQLAGMHTIFVEAYRTNKELLSLVGHAGLLSLWSSDVAEANELAYNIPASLVWINDYGNFDGPVEISTVLVSLLDLSYKDYISNSFISRYNVWRTYSKEKRLSVFRDVLEHINIKEIPKSNCKEIEKVKIFLDSLKFNAVDVADNKICVTLDQPVGVCRDVSSNDDIIIQSLVLGNGVICYDRYTFPLYDKLSRAGVPIIYYKEPNQEYVKEIKISCSRYRTKVVLTNFGTIFAN, encoded by the exons ATGGAAGCTCAAGGGGCACTTAAATTTGATCCCATTGAAGTGGATGTAGACTTGGCCAAg aaatatttatttgatcatAAATGTGACATTGAAAAGAAGCGATTGCCTGATAATACACAACTGAATCCGCAGTTAAATCCCGAAAGTTGTAAAATTCTTATTgagaaaattaaagaaaactcACAATTGATTTGCCAGTTGGAATATTTGACATGTAATGTTCCTATAGTAGTTTCTGAGATAAACATACtgttgattttgaaatatctgTCCTTAGATGGCTTAAGATATCAAAGGGCGCCATTATTTTATGGTG ATCCTGGTTATACATTTGCGAAAGACACACCATTGGCCTATTATGTGCTATTTATTGGTCACACATTGGCTACATGTGAGGAGAGAGCGGCGGTGTGCCATCTACTTACCAAATTGTGCTGTGAATCTGG ttTCGAGTCTTCATTTTATGTGAATAATACACTTG gTTCCTTTGCGCGACTTGGAGATAACACAGGAGTTATATCTGAAAGATCTGACTTGGATTCTGCTGTAGACTCATTCCTTTCATCTCCGTCAAACGTTTCA tgctTTTGGAGATTACAACGGATATACGTACAAGAAAGTGTATACGAGTCTTTCAAAGAACTACtcgatattaaaacaaaattgaaaggCACGAACGGGGCGGAAAATGCAGAATTGAAACTGTTATGTTCAGATTTGTTCGTTTACGACGAGAAGTGTATATTGGTCGACTTCGCCGGTGACGTTAACGATTCACAGCTAGCCGGTATGCACACGATATTCGTCGAGGCGTATCGGACGAACAAGGAACTTCTGTCGTTAGTGGGTCACGCAGGCCTCCTCTCCCTATGGTCATCAGACGTGGCTGAAGCCAACGAACTGGCTTACAATATTCCCGCGTCTTTAGTTTGGATCAATGACTACGGAAACTTCGACGGCCCGGTGGAAATATCGACAGTTTTGGTGTCTCTTTTAGATCTTTCTTATAAAGACTACATTTCTAATAGTTTCATCAGTCGTTACAACGTTTGGAGGACGTATAGCAAGGAAAAGCGCCTCAGTGTTTTTCGTGATGTGTTGGAGCACAtcaatattaaagaaataccGAAAAGCAATTGTAAGGAAATTGAAAAGGTTAAAATTTTTTTGGATTCGCTTAAGTTTAATGCAGTTGATGTTGccgataataaaatatgtgtgaCGTTGGATCAGCCTGTTGGTGTCTGTAGAGATGTAAGTTCTAATGACGacattattatacaaagtTTAGTGTTGGGAAACGGTGTCATTTGTTATGATAGGTATACGTTTCCTCTTTACGATAAGCTGTCGCGCGCTGGGGtgcctattatatattataaagagccAAACCAGGAAtatgtaaaagaaataaaaatatcatgttcCCGCTATCGAACTAAAGTTGTTTTGACAAACTTTGGTACCATATTCgctaattaa